A region of Granulicella sibirica DNA encodes the following proteins:
- a CDS encoding alpha/beta hydrolase produces MHFIVSLRPLLLLVVWAMGGGVLFAERLPTESGIVYGVASQQQLTMDYYAPRGAGPHPAVILIHSGGFVNGDSRSRSETYCADFLVPAGYAVFSINYRLAPRFSYPDPIRDVERAVRFVRANAHRWEVDPGSLALVGGSAGGYLGAMAGLEQAQGDPTASDPVERESARVQAVVSLYGLTGFENIELSKNEHLLLDSLIRQKGETAAVREASPAHLATRSSPPFLQIMGDKDEYFGLSTVRVLDQKLRDAGVSSTVIVIPGGAHGTYNWYRLPNVPDWERQMTEWLNAKLSHSGPVGEGIQTREPTPHIPSSR; encoded by the coding sequence ATGCATTTCATTGTCAGCTTGCGGCCACTCCTCTTACTCGTCGTGTGGGCGATGGGCGGTGGTGTCCTTTTCGCGGAACGCCTGCCGACCGAGAGCGGAATCGTCTATGGCGTCGCATCTCAACAACAACTGACCATGGACTACTATGCCCCTCGGGGTGCCGGGCCGCATCCCGCGGTGATCCTCATTCATAGCGGCGGGTTCGTGAATGGCGATAGTCGAAGCAGAAGCGAAACTTACTGCGCCGACTTTTTGGTACCGGCTGGTTACGCGGTCTTTTCCATCAACTACCGCCTGGCTCCCCGCTTTTCCTATCCGGATCCCATTCGAGATGTGGAGAGGGCCGTTCGGTTTGTTCGTGCAAACGCTCACCGGTGGGAGGTCGATCCCGGGAGTCTTGCCCTGGTTGGCGGTTCGGCCGGCGGATACCTCGGGGCGATGGCTGGACTCGAGCAGGCACAGGGAGATCCAACAGCTTCCGACCCCGTGGAACGTGAGAGCGCCAGGGTGCAGGCCGTGGTCTCGTTATATGGATTGACCGGCTTTGAGAACATCGAACTAAGTAAGAATGAACATCTTCTGCTGGATTCGCTGATCCGGCAGAAGGGCGAGACGGCGGCCGTGCGCGAGGCTTCTCCTGCTCACCTTGCCACGAGATCCTCTCCGCCGTTTCTACAGATCATGGGCGACAAGGATGAGTATTTCGGATTGAGCACCGTAAGAGTCTTAGACCAGAAGCTACGGGATGCGGGAGTATCCAGCACTGTCATTGTGATTCCCGGTGGTGCTCACGGAACCTATAACTGGTACAGGCTTCCGAATGTTCCCGATTGGGAGCGACAAATGACCGAGTGGCTGAATGCAAAGCTTAGCCATTCCGGCCCCGTAGGCGAAGGAATACAAACGCGGGAGCCGACTCCGCATATTCCATCCTCACGATAA
- a CDS encoding choice-of-anchor D domain-containing protein, whose product MILFFSFVVLLPQLRAQQVSPITTNLLTNPGAESGSIAGWTIGGNGTPTVDSGTFDPGITPHTGNYDFLGHDGPSDSLSQTVSLLTQGVGTSDLDSGTLYATLSFWEQGLNQGTLSDDASITLNFLDGSGNSLGTANSGEVDSHDNAWMNFRGSYLLPVGTRSITYTMNFVRHVGSDLDAFVDDNLLVLSVPSFALSPTSLDFGNQKAGVPSAAQVVAVSNPGPRSLNIDQIILSLGSNPSDFTQTNNCPSSLGPSGSCQLSVVFTPHGVGLKTAGIAIFGDETEQAINVSGTGTGGILQVNPGSLKTIAGNGIAGDAGDGGPATAAELNQPNGIAFDSKGNLYIADDVANVVRKVDSSGNITAFAGLGTAGYSGDGGPALRAQLYGPDSVAVDAADNVYIQDTLNNVIRKVNSDGVITTFAGTGAAGHAGDGGPATAARLNQNQGARFDKSGNLFVPQCGGPSIRKIDTTGVITTVAGNFTPGFGGDGGPAIGAMLNCPSGVAIDTAGNFYIADDFNNRIRKVDISGTITTIAGDGNAGFSGDGGASTAAELNLPNDIAIDASGNLYIADSGNNRIRKIDTTGIITTVAGGLQDAGSAGVNTPLSLNLDASGNLYFSDSGNSKVQELFPAGIKPFAATMVGASAPAQTVTISNIGNVDATIASAASFSLGGNATDFALSGGTCLSGATLPANGGSCTLQITFTPVAAGLRTLSISIADNALNSPQSFVISGTGTQGVSTLTWPAPASIPYGTALTSAQLNAVATGASGTSIAGSYIYTPAAGTILEVGVHTLTVAFTSSTPSYSNATAAVQITVTQATPIVAWPSPGNISYGTPLSATQLNAAAAGVAGSPVSGTYTYAPAAGTVLGAGIHTLTVAFTSTDPNYANASSTVTITVVQAAPVITWPAPASIPLGTPLSATQLDATATGIGGAALPGVFTYAPPAGTVLPSGSQALTATFKPTDSVDYVSAVTTVQILIAPLTLTSVNPGTARVGDPDTVVTITGSGFLASSVALVNGTPVATTFVNATTLTAVIPAADFAKTGTLQIVVSDPGISSVSASLPLSVIPATPAVTLSGPSATTPGSQPSLVFTITNPYPVPLTASFNLLFAPAVTPAVDDPAIQFAGGGRNFTFTVAANSIVTPAIQLQAGTVAGTITVPLTLTAQGIDVTPTTLQPVVIVIPRAVPVVSTTTVTRNGSQLSVAIHGFSNTREVTTAAFQFAPAAGATINTPDVTAPVTPLFTTWFTSATSAPYGSTFTYTQVFDVSDDATNVGSVQVILTNSVGTSVPVTSQ is encoded by the coding sequence TTGATCCTGTTCTTCTCGTTCGTCGTGCTTCTGCCTCAGCTCCGAGCGCAACAGGTATCTCCAATCACGACAAACCTCCTCACCAACCCTGGAGCCGAATCCGGCAGCATCGCTGGCTGGACCATAGGCGGCAATGGAACTCCCACCGTCGACAGCGGCACGTTCGACCCCGGCATTACGCCCCACACCGGCAACTACGACTTTCTTGGCCATGATGGTCCATCCGATTCTCTCTCCCAGACCGTCTCGCTCCTTACGCAAGGCGTAGGCACCTCCGACCTCGACAGCGGCACTCTCTACGCCACCCTCAGCTTTTGGGAACAAGGCTTGAACCAGGGAACTCTGAGTGACGACGCCTCCATCACGCTGAACTTCCTTGACGGCTCCGGGAACTCTCTCGGAACCGCCAATTCTGGAGAAGTGGACTCTCACGACAACGCATGGATGAACTTTCGCGGCAGCTACCTTCTCCCCGTTGGAACCCGATCCATCACCTACACCATGAACTTCGTTCGTCACGTCGGCAGCGATCTCGATGCCTTTGTCGACGACAACCTTCTCGTGTTGAGCGTACCCAGCTTCGCGCTGAGCCCCACCAGTCTTGACTTTGGCAATCAGAAGGCCGGCGTGCCCAGCGCCGCGCAGGTCGTTGCCGTGAGCAACCCCGGCCCGAGATCGCTCAACATCGACCAGATCATCCTGTCTCTCGGCTCAAACCCTTCGGACTTCACCCAGACGAACAACTGTCCCTCGTCCCTAGGGCCGAGCGGAAGCTGCCAGCTCAGCGTCGTCTTCACCCCGCATGGCGTAGGTCTCAAGACTGCCGGCATCGCTATCTTCGGAGACGAAACCGAGCAGGCGATCAACGTTAGCGGTACCGGCACGGGAGGGATCCTCCAGGTCAATCCGGGCAGTCTGAAGACGATCGCCGGCAACGGAATTGCGGGCGATGCCGGCGACGGAGGTCCTGCCACAGCGGCCGAATTGAATCAGCCGAACGGCATCGCTTTCGACTCGAAGGGAAATCTCTACATCGCGGATGACGTCGCGAACGTTGTGCGCAAGGTCGATAGCTCCGGCAACATCACCGCCTTTGCTGGTCTTGGAACCGCCGGATACTCCGGCGACGGGGGACCCGCACTTCGCGCTCAGTTATACGGGCCCGACAGCGTCGCGGTGGATGCGGCCGACAACGTCTACATTCAGGACACCCTGAATAACGTCATTCGCAAGGTGAACAGCGACGGCGTGATCACCACGTTTGCCGGAACCGGAGCCGCCGGACACGCGGGCGATGGCGGGCCGGCGACCGCTGCAAGACTCAACCAGAACCAGGGCGCACGATTCGACAAAAGCGGTAACTTGTTCGTCCCGCAATGCGGCGGCCCCAGCATTCGGAAGATAGACACCACGGGAGTCATCACCACGGTCGCCGGCAACTTCACGCCAGGCTTTGGCGGAGATGGCGGCCCGGCTATCGGCGCGATGCTCAACTGCCCGTCCGGCGTCGCGATCGACACCGCGGGAAACTTTTACATCGCCGACGACTTTAACAATCGCATCCGGAAAGTCGATATCTCCGGCACCATCACTACGATCGCGGGAGACGGAAACGCCGGGTTCAGCGGGGACGGCGGTGCATCCACCGCCGCAGAACTCAACCTCCCGAACGACATCGCCATCGACGCTTCCGGTAACCTCTACATCGCCGACAGCGGCAACAACCGTATACGCAAAATCGATACGACCGGCATCATCACCACCGTTGCCGGCGGTTTGCAGGACGCCGGCAGCGCAGGTGTCAACACACCTCTTTCTCTCAACCTCGATGCCTCCGGAAATCTTTACTTTTCGGACTCCGGCAATAGCAAGGTGCAGGAACTCTTTCCCGCCGGCATCAAACCGTTCGCGGCGACCATGGTCGGGGCCTCCGCGCCTGCCCAGACCGTCACCATCAGCAACATCGGGAACGTCGACGCCACAATCGCCTCCGCCGCCAGCTTCTCCCTCGGCGGCAATGCTACCGACTTTGCGCTCTCGGGCGGCACATGTCTCTCCGGAGCGACCCTCCCCGCCAACGGCGGATCCTGCACCCTGCAGATAACCTTCACCCCCGTCGCAGCCGGCCTGCGCACCCTCAGCATCTCCATTGCAGATAACGCCCTCAATTCCCCTCAATCCTTTGTCATAAGCGGAACTGGCACCCAGGGGGTCTCCACTCTCACCTGGCCCGCGCCTGCCTCGATCCCCTATGGAACGGCTCTCACCTCTGCCCAGCTCAACGCCGTCGCCACCGGCGCGAGCGGAACATCTATAGCCGGCTCGTACATCTACACGCCCGCAGCCGGGACGATCCTCGAAGTTGGTGTCCACACGCTGACTGTCGCCTTCACCTCATCTACCCCCAGCTACAGCAACGCAACGGCCGCCGTCCAGATCACCGTCACCCAGGCAACTCCGATCGTCGCCTGGCCGTCGCCCGGGAACATCTCCTATGGGACTCCCCTGAGCGCCACGCAGTTGAACGCCGCAGCCGCCGGGGTGGCCGGTAGCCCTGTGAGCGGCACGTATACCTACGCGCCCGCCGCAGGCACTGTTCTCGGAGCTGGAATCCACACCCTGACGGTAGCCTTCACGTCAACTGACCCGAACTATGCAAACGCATCCTCTACAGTCACCATCACGGTTGTCCAGGCCGCACCGGTCATCACCTGGCCCGCTCCCGCGAGCATCCCTCTCGGAACGCCTCTCAGCGCCACGCAGCTGGACGCAACTGCCACCGGTATTGGCGGAGCTGCGCTTCCTGGAGTCTTTACCTATGCTCCGCCCGCCGGAACGGTTCTGCCGTCCGGCAGCCAGGCCCTTACCGCGACGTTCAAGCCCACCGACTCCGTTGACTACGTCTCCGCCGTAACCACGGTGCAGATCCTCATCGCCCCCTTGACGCTGACCTCCGTCAATCCGGGTACGGCCCGTGTCGGAGACCCCGACACCGTCGTCACCATCACGGGCTCGGGCTTCCTTGCATCGTCGGTAGCGCTCGTCAACGGGACTCCGGTCGCGACCACCTTCGTCAACGCCACGACGCTGACCGCCGTCATCCCCGCTGCTGACTTCGCCAAGACGGGCACGCTCCAAATTGTCGTCTCCGACCCGGGAATCTCGTCGGTTTCAGCGTCGCTCCCGCTGAGTGTCATTCCCGCGACCCCCGCCGTCACCCTCTCCGGTCCGTCGGCGACGACTCCCGGTTCTCAGCCCTCTCTCGTCTTTACCATCACCAATCCCTATCCCGTGCCTCTCACCGCGTCCTTCAATCTCCTCTTTGCCCCGGCGGTCACTCCGGCAGTCGATGATCCTGCCATCCAGTTCGCCGGTGGTGGCAGAAACTTCACCTTTACCGTCGCCGCCAACTCCATCGTCACCCCCGCTATCCAGCTCCAGGCTGGAACCGTTGCCGGAACCATCACCGTCCCCCTTACGCTTACGGCCCAGGGAATCGATGTCACCCCCACAACCCTTCAACCCGTCGTCATCGTCATCCCCCGCGCCGTCCCGGTGGTATCGACAACGACCGTTACGCGCAACGGAAGCCAGTTGAGCGTCGCCATCCACGGATTTTCGAATACCCGCGAGGTCACCACCGCGGCTTTCCAGTTCGCGCCCGCCGCCGGGGCTACGATCAACACCCCCGACGTCACCGCACCCGTGACCCCCCTCTTCACTACCTGGTTCACCTCGGCGACGTCCGCACCGTACGGCTCGACCTTCACCTATACCCAGGTCTTCGATGTCAGCGACGATGCCACGAATGTCGGATCCGTACAGGTCATCCTCACCAACAGCGTCGGAACCTCGGTCCCCGTCACATCTCAATAA
- a CDS encoding methyltransferase family protein: MTQADWERAAALYLPISLSLIAGLLSRRHPRQFPASLLSLLWTLPSLLALQVLNQHALWWTFAPGSEATLRTMPLEFYLGWAILWGILPSLALPNLNIPATAAILVVADCLLMPLCRAGIHLNHNWLTGEALAVATVLLPSLSIARWTRRKTHLALRATFQLAVAALLFLFLMPELVFALRPGPGWSPLLNLPSLPRQLALQIICLLALPAVAAVMEFAARGNGTPIPYDPPTSLVSSGIYRFSANPIQISCVLVLFAWAALLRNPWLLIPPVVAIAYSAGLATWDESKDLDERFGAAWRAYRAEVHNWVPRWRPFHAGSPARLYIARTCGPCSQIRNWLEARHPVGLEILDAESLPDHSIHRMRYETGGPQGDSATVDGVRAMAQALEHLNLPWALCGLTLRLPGVWQAIQLLTDASGLGPRSLCSYEEFPGNGVQSSMAGSSPAKAAAETAR; the protein is encoded by the coding sequence ATGACCCAAGCCGACTGGGAACGAGCCGCAGCCCTCTACCTCCCCATCTCGCTCAGCCTCATCGCTGGCCTCCTATCCAGACGCCATCCTCGGCAGTTCCCTGCCAGCCTTCTGAGCCTCCTCTGGACTCTGCCTTCCCTGCTGGCCCTCCAGGTCCTCAATCAGCACGCTCTCTGGTGGACCTTCGCCCCCGGCTCCGAAGCCACCCTCCGCACCATGCCGCTCGAGTTCTATCTGGGCTGGGCGATCCTCTGGGGCATCCTCCCATCGCTCGCACTCCCAAATCTCAACATCCCCGCCACAGCCGCAATTCTTGTCGTAGCCGATTGCCTCCTGATGCCCCTCTGCCGCGCCGGCATCCATCTCAACCACAACTGGCTCACCGGCGAAGCCCTCGCCGTCGCCACGGTCCTCCTGCCGAGCCTCTCCATCGCCCGGTGGACCCGCCGCAAGACCCATCTCGCCCTCCGCGCCACCTTCCAACTAGCCGTCGCCGCGCTCCTCTTCCTTTTCCTTATGCCGGAGCTGGTCTTCGCCCTGCGCCCTGGCCCCGGCTGGTCGCCGCTGCTGAACCTCCCAAGCCTGCCCCGTCAGCTCGCCCTGCAGATCATTTGCCTTCTGGCCCTCCCTGCAGTCGCCGCCGTCATGGAGTTTGCGGCACGGGGCAACGGGACCCCTATCCCCTACGATCCCCCAACCAGCCTCGTTAGCTCCGGAATCTACCGTTTCAGCGCAAATCCGATTCAGATCTCCTGCGTCCTCGTTCTCTTCGCATGGGCTGCCCTTCTGCGGAATCCCTGGCTCCTGATTCCGCCAGTCGTCGCGATTGCCTACTCCGCCGGTCTCGCTACCTGGGACGAGTCCAAAGACCTCGACGAACGCTTTGGCGCCGCCTGGCGCGCTTACCGCGCCGAGGTCCACAACTGGGTCCCCCGCTGGCGTCCCTTCCACGCCGGTTCTCCGGCGCGCCTCTATATCGCCCGGACCTGCGGCCCTTGCAGCCAGATCCGGAACTGGCTCGAAGCCCGGCACCCCGTCGGTCTCGAGATCCTCGACGCGGAGAGCCTTCCCGATCACTCCATCCACCGCATGCGCTACGAAACGGGAGGCCCTCAGGGCGACAGCGCAACGGTAGATGGAGTCCGCGCCATGGCTCAGGCTCTCGAGCATCTGAACCTCCCCTGGGCCCTCTGTGGCCTTACGCTTCGCCTCCCAGGCGTGTGGCAGGCCATTCAACTGCTGACCGACGCCTCCGGCCTGGGGCCACGCTCTCTCTGCTCGTATGAGGAGTTCCCGGGGAATGGCGTGCAGTCTTCGATGGCGGGCTCATCACCGGCAAAGGCAGCAGCGGAAACTGCCCGTTAG
- a CDS encoding Gfo/Idh/MocA family protein, whose translation MSKSTKKLSSTEAPQAVAASRVGRREFIKTGSLAAGALAFGAPAVVRGQNLNSKLNIACVGVGGKGRSDTDACAGENIVALCDVDTGSVAYETQTKKYPDAKFYKDFRQMFEQMGDRIDAVTVSTPDHMHAIVASLAMKRNKAVFCQKPLTQTIYEARYLRNMAHDRKLVTQMGNQGSASEGLRRAVETIQDGLIGQVHEVHVWTNRPVWLQAMDRPAGEDPIPATLEWDTWIGPAPMRPYIGSRDPKDKNGIYEPFNWRGWQDFGTGALGDMACHTVNMPFRALDLGYPAEIEATPLSKMNKESYPVGSKIRFAFPKRTGQVPLEHPHLFHHSRKVEHDAVTLWWYDGGQPNPELRGGHDLTNKPPVDVTADIVALQGKLPDSGCILIGDGGSVFSPDDYGTNFFVKLKGEEKFVQYLKHPAMAKYPERLPRNRNAGNLVVAHAQEWLTAIKEHKPEMCYSRFDVAARLVEIMLLGCVSLRARQKIEWDGPKMVAKNCPQAAQFIQRQDRSGWALS comes from the coding sequence GTGTCGAAATCAACCAAGAAACTGTCCTCTACGGAAGCTCCTCAGGCCGTTGCCGCGTCGCGTGTCGGTCGCCGCGAGTTCATCAAGACCGGGTCTTTGGCTGCGGGAGCTCTTGCGTTCGGAGCGCCAGCAGTTGTACGCGGGCAAAATCTCAACAGCAAGTTGAACATTGCCTGCGTCGGGGTCGGCGGGAAGGGACGGAGCGATACCGACGCCTGCGCTGGAGAAAACATCGTCGCGCTGTGCGACGTGGATACGGGTTCCGTGGCATATGAGACCCAGACCAAGAAGTATCCGGACGCAAAGTTTTACAAGGACTTCCGGCAGATGTTCGAGCAGATGGGCGACCGGATCGATGCCGTGACGGTTTCGACGCCGGACCATATGCATGCCATCGTGGCCTCGTTGGCGATGAAGCGGAACAAGGCAGTCTTCTGCCAGAAGCCGTTGACGCAGACGATCTATGAGGCGCGCTACCTGCGGAACATGGCCCACGACAGAAAGCTTGTAACGCAGATGGGCAACCAGGGTAGCGCTTCAGAAGGCCTGCGCCGCGCGGTGGAGACGATCCAGGATGGGCTGATCGGGCAGGTGCATGAAGTACATGTGTGGACGAACCGCCCGGTCTGGCTGCAGGCGATGGATCGTCCCGCAGGCGAAGATCCGATTCCAGCCACGCTCGAATGGGATACCTGGATCGGCCCTGCCCCGATGAGGCCGTACATCGGGAGCCGGGACCCCAAGGATAAGAACGGAATCTACGAGCCATTCAACTGGCGTGGCTGGCAGGATTTCGGTACAGGTGCCTTGGGCGACATGGCATGCCACACGGTAAATATGCCGTTTCGTGCGCTCGATCTCGGTTATCCGGCGGAGATCGAGGCAACGCCCCTAAGCAAGATGAACAAAGAGTCTTATCCGGTGGGCTCGAAGATTCGCTTCGCCTTCCCGAAGCGCACGGGTCAGGTCCCGCTCGAGCATCCGCATCTGTTCCATCACTCCAGAAAGGTCGAGCACGACGCGGTGACCCTGTGGTGGTACGACGGCGGCCAGCCCAACCCGGAGCTGCGTGGAGGCCATGACCTTACGAACAAGCCGCCAGTCGACGTGACTGCCGACATCGTCGCGCTGCAGGGCAAGCTTCCCGATAGCGGCTGCATCCTGATCGGCGATGGGGGCTCTGTCTTCTCGCCGGACGATTACGGGACAAACTTCTTCGTGAAGCTGAAGGGAGAAGAGAAGTTCGTGCAATATCTGAAGCACCCGGCTATGGCGAAGTATCCGGAGCGGCTTCCCCGTAACCGGAATGCGGGAAATCTAGTGGTTGCTCATGCGCAGGAATGGCTTACGGCGATCAAAGAACACAAGCCGGAGATGTGCTACTCGCGCTTTGATGTCGCGGCGCGTCTCGTGGAGATCATGCTCCTGGGCTGTGTCTCGCTGCGTGCCCGACAGAAGATCGAATGGGATGGGCCGAAGATGGTTGCGAAAAATTGCCCGCAGGCGGCGCAGTTCATCCAGCGCCAGGACCGTTCTGGCTGGGCTCTTTCCTAA
- a CDS encoding ParA family protein produces the protein MPVIAVSNPKGGAGKSTTTLLLATYLAQQGATVSVLDADPNQPIMDWKKNGTSKTSLTVIGGVRESNLMEVLESQDQQFVFIDLEGTASLLVSRSIAMADFVIVPVQASAVDVRQAGKAIRAVRDEEKVAQRSNPTRRIPFRVLMTRTPAPGAPVSSVQRQLEAEIELAGIPRFKTSLAERMAFKAMFVERLTLPEMEDLKVGNLEAAYENVHVLAEELIGLLQEIGQTGEGK, from the coding sequence ATGCCCGTCATAGCCGTATCGAACCCGAAAGGTGGAGCAGGGAAGAGCACGACGACCCTCCTCCTCGCTACTTACCTGGCACAGCAAGGCGCAACGGTCTCCGTGCTGGACGCCGACCCCAATCAGCCGATCATGGATTGGAAGAAGAACGGGACTTCCAAGACGTCGCTCACGGTTATCGGCGGTGTCCGGGAGTCAAACCTGATGGAAGTCCTCGAATCTCAGGACCAACAGTTTGTTTTCATCGACTTGGAAGGAACCGCAAGCCTTCTTGTCTCGCGCTCCATCGCCATGGCTGACTTCGTCATCGTCCCCGTACAGGCCAGCGCCGTCGACGTCCGGCAGGCAGGCAAGGCGATCCGTGCTGTGCGGGACGAGGAGAAGGTCGCCCAACGCTCAAATCCTACGCGCCGGATCCCTTTCCGCGTACTCATGACCCGCACTCCGGCCCCCGGCGCGCCTGTCTCCTCGGTGCAACGGCAACTCGAGGCCGAGATCGAACTTGCCGGAATTCCGCGGTTTAAGACGAGTCTGGCCGAGCGAATGGCGTTTAAAGCGATGTTCGTCGAACGGCTGACTCTCCCCGAGATGGAAGACCTCAAAGTCGGAAATCTTGAGGCTGCCTACGAGAATGTCCACGTTCTTGCGGAGGAGCTTATCGGCCTTCTTCAAGAGATCGGGCAAACCGGAGAAGGTAAATGA
- a CDS encoding GntR family transcriptional regulator — protein MTSKSKHREPRPSDKHTMFTPLEKSGFVPLYFQIQSQLTQKIREGFMRAGEALPGEAELSRIFGVSRMTSRQALQGLKSEGLAVRERGRGTFVAEPKVEKDIATRMGFTAEMRALGKKATAQELIRKTVPADPQIAERLELAPGALVFMLRRLRFADGKPLAIEEAFLPLERMPGIEQVDFSVNSLYETLQGRYNIRFGTVDEIIEARAATKEEASALKVPTRSSLLVISSSLRDEASRPIEVGQSLYRGDLYRAVLHFSAGS, from the coding sequence ATGACATCGAAGAGCAAGCATCGAGAGCCCCGGCCGAGCGATAAGCACACCATGTTCACCCCGCTTGAGAAGAGCGGATTTGTTCCTCTGTATTTTCAGATTCAGAGTCAACTGACCCAGAAGATCCGTGAAGGGTTCATGCGCGCGGGGGAGGCGCTCCCGGGCGAAGCGGAGCTGTCGCGCATCTTCGGAGTGAGTCGCATGACTTCGCGGCAAGCGCTACAAGGGTTGAAGAGCGAGGGATTGGCCGTTCGTGAGCGGGGTCGCGGCACCTTTGTGGCCGAACCAAAGGTCGAGAAGGACATCGCGACCAGGATGGGCTTTACCGCCGAGATGCGGGCGCTGGGCAAGAAAGCAACCGCGCAAGAGCTTATTCGAAAGACGGTTCCGGCAGATCCGCAGATAGCGGAGCGGCTTGAGTTGGCACCCGGTGCGCTGGTGTTTATGCTTCGGCGTCTCCGTTTCGCGGATGGAAAACCACTCGCGATCGAAGAGGCTTTTCTACCCCTCGAGCGGATGCCGGGAATAGAGCAGGTTGACTTCAGCGTCAACTCACTCTACGAGACGTTGCAGGGCCGCTATAACATTCGCTTCGGCACGGTAGACGAGATCATTGAGGCGCGCGCGGCCACAAAGGAGGAAGCGTCGGCCTTGAAGGTGCCGACGCGATCCAGCCTGCTGGTGATCTCCAGCAGTCTGCGGGATGAGGCGAGTAGGCCGATCGAAGTAGGCCAATCGCTGTACCGTGGAGATTTATACAGGGCTGTGCTGCATTTTTCCGCTGGATCGTGA
- a CDS encoding replication protein RepA — protein sequence MPNTTIAQPRTPRRRSAGKDFAVTAVTDSPITALEDDFSMSTDQSGTYGGEETPSLDGVEGLSPVAMRLLQAATDMQQSPDSYERAFLARQLIQCTFPHSDPGNVPIWSRTNGNLTLSIRPLYDEEKAAHKYPYGTIPRLFLYWMVTEAARTKKRRLYLGQTYPDFMRKLGLNPSNGGVRSDSRRLKDQIERMLRATISFKQTFKKDGKTGDAWLDMQIGPEAVLWWNFDRDAQNSLFESYIELSEKFFSAITSSPIPLDLRALRALRKSPLSLDLYSLICHKTYSARKDGDTKTIPWEGLHRQMGAEYKELRNFKQKVVATVKKIRLVYPQMKVDLSETGMHIHPAPLAIPERAGTEAFAPPTIEVPVTRRRRMLKQ from the coding sequence ATGCCGAATACCACAATCGCACAGCCCCGTACTCCCAGAAGAAGAAGTGCCGGGAAGGACTTCGCAGTAACCGCTGTGACCGACTCCCCCATCACCGCTCTCGAAGACGATTTTTCGATGTCGACGGATCAGAGTGGAACCTACGGCGGAGAGGAGACACCCAGCCTGGATGGAGTGGAGGGCCTTTCGCCGGTTGCCATGCGGTTGCTGCAGGCGGCGACGGATATGCAGCAATCGCCGGATTCCTACGAGCGTGCATTCCTCGCAAGGCAGTTGATTCAATGCACGTTTCCGCACAGCGATCCCGGAAATGTTCCGATCTGGAGTCGTACCAACGGGAACCTCACGCTCTCGATCCGGCCACTCTATGACGAAGAGAAAGCCGCCCATAAGTATCCGTATGGGACCATTCCGCGGCTTTTCCTTTACTGGATGGTGACGGAAGCCGCCCGGACCAAGAAGCGCCGGTTATATCTCGGGCAAACCTATCCAGACTTCATGAGAAAGCTTGGGCTCAATCCCTCGAACGGAGGCGTTCGGAGCGACTCGCGCAGGCTCAAGGATCAGATCGAGCGCATGCTTCGGGCGACGATCAGCTTCAAACAGACATTCAAGAAGGACGGAAAGACCGGGGACGCCTGGCTCGATATGCAGATCGGGCCAGAGGCCGTGCTGTGGTGGAACTTCGATCGGGACGCGCAGAACTCGTTATTCGAAAGCTACATCGAGCTGAGCGAGAAATTCTTCAGCGCGATCACGTCGAGTCCTATTCCGTTGGATCTAAGAGCTTTGCGGGCGTTGAGGAAGTCCCCGCTGTCGCTCGATCTTTACTCCCTGATCTGTCACAAGACCTATAGCGCACGGAAGGATGGGGATACGAAGACCATCCCGTGGGAAGGTCTTCATCGCCAGATGGGGGCTGAGTATAAAGAGTTGCGAAATTTTAAGCAGAAGGTCGTAGCGACGGTGAAGAAGATCCGCCTGGTCTATCCGCAGATGAAGGTGGATCTGTCGGAGACCGGGATGCATATTCATCCGGCGCCTTTGGCGATTCCGGAGCGCGCTGGGACAGAGGCTTTCGCGCCCCCAACGATCGAAGTTCCGGTCACGCGCCGCAGACGCATGCTGAAGCAGTAG